The following DNA comes from Raphanus sativus cultivar WK10039 unplaced genomic scaffold, ASM80110v3 Scaffold2622, whole genome shotgun sequence.
GTTATCATCATTAGCCGGTATACGCACCGGAGGTTTTTTCGGAGGTAGGTCAACAGGAGCTTGCCATTTCCCTTTCTCTGCTCTGCTGTAACGTCTATCCATCCTTCAATACGTTCAGAGCGTTGAGACTTATACTTTTCGGAGAGTCTACAGTCGAATCTTTGACTGCAGGTGGGGAGTTACTAGGTTATACCAACCAAATTCTGTAATTAAAGCTTTTAACTCCTTCCACGGTAGTAAATGCTGGTGTGATAAATGCTGTAGCTTGATACTGTCGGTTGTTGTTGAGAGACGTAGAAGAAGAATCAAGGTTATATCAACCCAAAGACCTTATGACCAGATCTCCACCATATAAAGTCGATCTACTTCCAGTGAGAGGGTAAAACATTGCAGCCTGAGCTAACTAGAAGCAGATGGAACCGGACCAGGCGAACCTGGCTGACCCGCCGACGTCGTCGGGGGCTGAGCCCGGAGAAACGACGGTCAGATACGGTGGTCGGAAAAGATGCAATCTAGTGACCGATGGTTACTTCTATCTTCGGTAAACTTTTGAAAAGGTTCTGGCTTTTACAGAGAATAAAAGGTTGAAAAGAGAAGAAACCGTGAGGTAGAAGGTGTACTGGATAAAGACCGTTCTCTTTAATTGTGCCTGGGAGCAAAATCGCAAGAGAGAGAAATGTACTTTGAAGAAGACTTTTTTATAAATCCGTTTTCTTATTCTTGAACTAGACTGTGGATGTAATGGACTATTCATTGCTGGTTGGGTTCGACGAAGACCGCAAGGAGTTGGTTCTTGGAATCATAGACTTCATGAGACAGTACACATGGGACAAGCACCTTGAGACATGGGTCAAAGCTTCAGGGATTTTGGGTGGACCCAAGAACGCTTCTCCGACCATAGTCTCACCAAAACAGTACAAGAGGAGGTTTCGTAAGGCCATGACCACTTATTTTCTAACTGTTCCTGAGCCACGGACCTCTTGATTGATTGAtgagtaaaagaaagaaaaccatTTTTCAtcattcttttgttttactGATCTCAATTTGTtcttttacaattataaaaaaaaagaagagaaattgGTTTAACAAGACAGAACATATATACAGGTTGGGACCTGACTGATTgaatttatcttctttttttttgtttgtttgtttgattgattgGTGTGTTTGGTCTCTCTGAGTCTGGAGAATTGTAATTATTGGGTAAACTTATGCCCCTcagattgaaagaaaaaaactaattatttgcCTTTTTCTTATAGTTATCTTCTCTTTGTGTTAATTGGTTCttattgttaaatttttatttatcatgattttttaACTCAAAACAAATTACTAATGACTAGATTGCCTAGTTTTTTAAATACACAACTTAATTTTTAGCAAAATTCCATGTAACATCTCAatctcaatatattttttataaaacaattactaTCAACTCATTTCGAACTTCAAAACtggtaataaaatatttttgaacttttcaTACTTAGATTAACAAACTAAACTATAACAATAAGTTTCCAATTCAAACTCAATtgacaataaataaattaatccAAGTACTTCTTACATTAGTGTTGGTCATTTAGACTTTTTGGATGTGAGATCTCTAATACTTGTTTTCAGATCTTTTACAAATATGATCATGGGGATGCAAGAGGGACAAATATGTGTAATAAATGTAGAAGATAAGAAGCTCAGCATCTCTTCTCAGagttatgttttgtttattcaggcTTGCGTTATATAGTACTATTAAGCTGGATATAGACTATAGAGGATACATTgtttatattaagaaaatactagAAGTTTGTTACACACAAGTTGGAGCACATCCGTTTCCTAGTGGCAATTTTAGTAATTAGAGGATGCAAGAAACGTGGCTTGAGAAACGGATCGGTGTTTCTTTTTctaacaagaaagaaagaaacaaaaccctaaaaagaaTTGATCACCTCTTGTGCTTTGACAACACCTTCTTCATCTCCAATCCCAAAGCTTCTTCCTCCATTATGAAGCAAACGTTGTCTCTGAATGTTGAGGAGACAGAGAGCTGTGATCTTGTCGGAGAAATCAGAGCCACTCTCACTCTCTTTCCTCAGTTTCTCCACTTTCCACTTTGGTAACCTCAACTTGACACTAGTCAtcacttctctctcttcttcatcaACCTCCTTCTTCATTACCGAGAGATCAGAAGATGATCTACGAGACAGCTTCAgattctctagcctctccttagCACTCATTTGGATTCCAGACCGAACCCTTCTCGGGGCCCTCTCCTTCCATGTTCTACCACGTGAGTTTTCAAATGATTAGATTTCAAACTTCGAAAACATAAAAACCAAAAGATGATGAAACTAAAGTCTTACCTAGGAAGCTCCACCATGAAATAAAGCCTTTTGGATTCCAAGTTCTGGTTAGGACCCAAAGGCTTTGCTCTGATTCCAAAATGCTTCACGGATTCAGATTCCAAGAGAACGTGGCCGGGAAAGTCTTTAACAACCGTATCAGCTCTCACAGGAGTCTTCAGCTTGAAACTCTCGCCATTGATCTTCATGATTTTAGCAGATTTCTTGCTTCCCAAGCTATTACCCATTATAGAAAGATGAGCTTCTAGGTTTACTATTAAtgcgattttttttaaatccacaAAAGAGATATATCTATTTAAGAAACTCAGTAGCTCAAGGTGGGTGATGTGTTAGATCAGATGATTATTGATTATGGATTTATGGTTGGTTGCTGATGATAGTGAACCATTTTTTTAGGTCAACAAAATGCCAAATCTTcaataatatatagaaattgGGACACAAAGTTACGTCAAATTTCGCTATCGATCTTTTGAAAAACCAATAACAACCCAAAAATATGTCTagctttttataaattttaatatatttcaaatgatTAATCAAAAACAGAAAGTGTGTACTGTTCTTCACTTAGACCACAGTTTTGAGATTTTTGGGACCTTTGTTTCCGGGAAAATGACTGTTGCGTAAATTACTCCGATTAATCAGGAAAGTTTTCGTTGGAGAAACATTTCTTTCGAAAGGCACGTGAATATTGATTGACTTTTTTAACGAAATGGAAAACAAAAGGCTAGTTTTACTTCTCTTTCGATGAACAGTAAGTAATGCACGTGAACCAATCCCGTGAAGTTATAACCAATGGCCTTATTTTTCTTGTACCGACAGTTTTGGTTCATTGTAGTCCAGAGGGCAGAGATAATAAACAAATGTTGACTCAAATACATTTCTCCCAAACCAAACATACACGACCAAGTAGTTATTTT
Coding sequences within:
- the LOC108832384 gene encoding uncharacterized protein At1g66480; the protein is MGNSLGSKKSAKIMKINGESFKLKTPVRADTVVKDFPGHVLLESESVKHFGIRAKPLGPNQNLESKRLYFMVELPRTWKERAPRRVRSGIQMSAKERLENLKLSRRSSSDLSVMKKEVDEEEREVMTSVKLRLPKWKVEKLRKESESGSDFSDKITALCLLNIQRQRLLHNGGRSFGIGDEEGVVKAQEVINSF